From the genome of Rhodothermales bacterium, one region includes:
- a CDS encoding amino acid permease, translating to MQLSIPFLNKVQSNGSKKFGTFEGVFMPTLLTILGAVMYLRVGWVVGNAGLLGGLLIVLLANTITFCTGLSISTVATNIRVGAGGSFSIISQSLGLEVGGSVNLPFYLAQSISVAFYIFAFTEGWLSIFPEHPAVLVLFGSYGACFLVAYISVGFAARLRYPIMLIVGFSLIAAYMGTFDTFRPAPLETPQLWGAFPEGSFWQVFAVFFPAVTGILAGVNMSGTLANPRKSIPTGTMAAVVVSMVIYLALTYWVSIVATPEELVDKLTIMVDRAAFGWAIQAGILAATFSAALNSLVGAPRVLQAMAAHDVVPFGEVLARESKSGEPRQAMFLTGIIGIATILFGLSGNGLNRIAPLMTMFFLITYAVLNAVVLIEQSLSLTSFRPLFKIPRLVPLIGLVGSVSAMYLINPMFSLVATVVIFSVYQYLSQRHLTAPWSDVRSGMFVTVAEWAAKRTLSLPSGLDRAWKPSLLVPVQTAASIRYSYRFLTAITKPNGSLHIVGIYTEETREQLEGLNGYRQAFSNDGIFTRVALLHSRGFRYTLQTAMEMSTSSFFRPNTLFLPIDPEMTRGKMQFIVEQAAVNQLGLILYVDHPDTALGREQVINVWMREQSPDWQIGLRLPNLDLSLLLAYQLARNWEGQINLITVVGDESERKNAEQYLQTLLDLGRMPASTVPIVGVGSFDAFLKQVPQADINIFGVQEQVNLEFLKRMSARTESSCAFVRDSGYESALV from the coding sequence ATGCAGCTGAGCATCCCATTTCTCAACAAGGTCCAGTCCAACGGCTCCAAGAAGTTTGGCACGTTCGAAGGCGTCTTCATGCCGACGCTCCTCACCATTCTCGGGGCGGTGATGTACCTCCGCGTCGGCTGGGTGGTTGGCAATGCGGGGTTGCTCGGTGGGTTGTTGATCGTGCTGCTGGCCAACACAATCACCTTTTGCACCGGCCTCTCGATATCAACGGTCGCGACGAACATCCGGGTTGGCGCCGGCGGCTCGTTTTCGATCATATCCCAGTCGCTGGGGCTGGAAGTGGGCGGCAGCGTCAACCTCCCCTTTTATCTCGCGCAGTCGATCTCCGTCGCGTTCTACATCTTCGCCTTCACCGAGGGCTGGCTTTCGATTTTCCCGGAGCATCCGGCGGTGCTGGTCCTGTTCGGGTCGTACGGGGCCTGTTTTCTCGTCGCCTACATCAGCGTGGGTTTTGCGGCCCGGCTTCGCTATCCGATCATGCTGATCGTCGGTTTTTCGCTGATCGCGGCCTATATGGGGACGTTCGATACGTTTCGTCCCGCGCCGCTCGAAACGCCTCAGCTCTGGGGAGCTTTCCCGGAGGGGTCGTTCTGGCAGGTGTTCGCGGTATTTTTCCCTGCGGTGACGGGCATCCTGGCCGGCGTCAACATGTCGGGCACGCTGGCCAATCCGCGAAAGAGTATTCCGACCGGGACGATGGCGGCGGTGGTGGTATCGATGGTCATCTATCTGGCGCTGACTTACTGGGTATCGATCGTAGCGACGCCGGAGGAGCTGGTCGACAAGCTGACGATCATGGTCGACCGCGCGGCGTTTGGCTGGGCGATCCAGGCCGGCATCCTGGCGGCCACGTTTTCAGCCGCGCTCAACTCGCTCGTCGGCGCTCCGCGGGTGCTGCAGGCGATGGCGGCGCACGATGTCGTGCCGTTCGGCGAGGTGCTGGCGCGGGAATCCAAAAGCGGTGAACCGCGACAGGCCATGTTTCTGACGGGCATCATCGGGATTGCGACGATCCTTTTCGGTTTATCCGGCAACGGGCTGAACCGGATCGCCCCGCTCATGACGATGTTCTTCCTGATCACGTACGCCGTGCTCAACGCGGTCGTCCTGATCGAGCAATCGCTGAGCCTCACCAGCTTTCGCCCGCTGTTCAAGATACCCCGGCTGGTGCCTTTGATCGGGCTCGTGGGATCGGTCAGCGCGATGTATCTGATCAACCCGATGTTCAGCCTGGTGGCGACGGTGGTGATTTTTTCGGTCTACCAGTACCTCTCGCAGCGGCATCTGACGGCGCCCTGGAGCGACGTGCGCAGCGGCATGTTCGTGACCGTGGCGGAGTGGGCGGCGAAGCGCACGTTGAGCCTGCCTTCCGGGCTGGACCGGGCCTGGAAGCCGAGCCTGCTGGTCCCGGTGCAGACGGCCGCCTCGATCCGGTATAGTTACCGGTTTCTCACGGCGATCACGAAGCCCAACGGATCGCTCCACATCGTGGGGATCTATACGGAAGAGACCCGGGAGCAACTCGAAGGCCTGAACGGCTACAGGCAGGCGTTTTCCAACGACGGCATTTTCACACGCGTCGCGCTGCTCCACTCGCGCGGGTTTCGGTATACGCTGCAGACCGCGATGGAGATGTCGACGAGTTCGTTTTTCAGGCCGAACACCCTGTTCCTGCCGATCGACCCCGAGATGACGCGCGGGAAGATGCAGTTTATCGTCGAGCAGGCCGCGGTGAATCAACTCGGCCTCATCCTCTATGTCGATCATCCGGACACGGCGCTGGGACGCGAGCAGGTCATCAACGTGTGGATGCGGGAGCAGAGTCCGGACTGGCAGATCGGGTTGCGGTTGCCGAACCTGGATCTTTCGCTGCTGCTCGCCTATCAGCTGGCGCGCAACTGGGAGGGGCAGATCAACCTGATCACGGTCGTGGGCGACGAGTCGGAGCGCAAGAACGCCGAGCAGTATTTGCAGACGTTGCTGGATCTCGGCCGCATGCCGGCGTCGACCGTGCCGATCGTCGGGGTCGGCTCCTTCGACGCCTTCCTCAAACAGGTGCCCCAGGCCGACATCAACATCTTCGGCGTCCAGGAACAGGTGAACCTGGAATTCCTGAAGCGCATGTCGGCGCGGACCGAGTCATCCTGCGCGTTCGTGCGCGACTCGGGGTACGAGAGCGCGCTGGTTTGA
- a CDS encoding universal stress protein — MLKRILVALDPDEDTPIASRYAIDIAQRHEAEVTGLACIDLAAIGSSSSGGGIGSMYYAERLRERLTNETRARAQELIKEFEATFAKAGVRYADEVQEGVPFERILEDMKYHDLLVVGRTPHFFYGHPNERTETLVRVVKGTSAPVFIVGDTYKPIRKVVVAYDRSVASARAMQRFAQFSPFGLDLEVQVVHVCKEREHDESELVLNLAKGYLNAYGYTTHSMSLVGDDPKKEILDYAVSYEADLVVAGAHSQHMLHKLAFGSTTEALLEESPIPLFLES; from the coding sequence ATGCTCAAAAGGATTCTCGTAGCCCTCGACCCCGACGAAGACACACCCATCGCAAGCCGTTACGCGATCGACATCGCCCAGCGTCATGAGGCGGAAGTGACAGGTCTCGCCTGCATCGACCTCGCCGCCATCGGATCGAGCAGTTCGGGCGGGGGGATAGGAAGCATGTATTATGCTGAACGTCTGCGCGAACGCCTCACCAACGAGACGCGTGCGCGAGCCCAGGAACTGATCAAGGAGTTCGAAGCCACCTTTGCGAAGGCCGGCGTGCGCTACGCCGACGAAGTCCAGGAAGGCGTTCCCTTCGAGCGGATTCTGGAAGACATGAAATACCACGACCTGCTCGTGGTAGGCCGCACCCCGCATTTTTTCTACGGCCACCCGAACGAACGCACGGAAACCCTCGTGCGCGTGGTCAAGGGGACGTCCGCGCCGGTTTTTATTGTCGGCGACACGTACAAACCCATCCGCAAGGTGGTCGTGGCCTACGACCGCAGCGTCGCCTCGGCGCGCGCCATGCAACGGTTCGCCCAGTTTTCTCCCTTCGGACTGGACCTTGAAGTCCAGGTCGTCCACGTGTGCAAGGAACGCGAGCACGACGAGTCTGAACTCGTGCTCAACCTCGCGAAAGGCTATCTGAACGCCTACGGCTACACGACCCACTCCATGAGCCTGGTGGGCGATGACCCGAAAAAGGAAATACTGGATTATGCGGTGTCCTACGAGGCGGATCTCGTGGTCGCCGGCGCGCATTCGCAGCACATGCTCCACAAACTGGCTTTCGGCTCCACCACGGAAGCGCTCCTCGAGGAAAGCCCGATCCCGCTCTTCCTGGAGAGCTGA